A portion of the Stigmatella aurantiaca DW4/3-1 genome contains these proteins:
- a CDS encoding DUF1800 domain-containing protein: protein MLRRTALALVLCATACAPEELPAGENPAEALRQVEQAAEPLDTPTERNAIRFLEQATFGPRLAQGVSPRPIDSVDQVMAEGISKSITAQLSATRSTFDGTNDSKGLDSQFFVNAVTGKDQLRQRVAFALSQILVVSPNGIANIASTPESEPKVAMAGYLNLLSTNAFGNFRTLLEAVTKSPAMGNYLDMVDNRAFDKDGNPKEPNENYAREMLQLFTLGLHKLNEDGTVQLDAEGLPIPVYTEAQVQAFSRALSGWTFAAATGCPSIGRTNPPNYTEPMIGCNVNHLSTSQTLLRGVVTTEGGGTTAHLKQALDNVFADPNLPPFICKQLIQHLVTSNPSPAYVSRVVAVFKNNGSGVRGDLSAVVRKILEDDEARGPQPSQALYATYGHLRSPALFITSMVRWLDATLDTSADKDPGKKLNAWSSSLGQDVPRPPSVFSYYPPNAPAPGGNGLLGPEFAILDTATATARANFVNDLLFSNSTANAGILIDLSKLPADATGLVAWLGRYWLHGSMSSSLQSAVTNAFTNPRAGSTLRRQKLAIYLTSLSPEYQIQR from the coding sequence ATGCTTCGACGTACCGCCCTTGCCCTTGTCTTGTGCGCCACCGCCTGCGCACCCGAGGAACTGCCCGCCGGCGAGAACCCGGCCGAGGCGCTCCGCCAGGTGGAACAGGCCGCCGAGCCGCTCGATACCCCCACCGAGAGGAACGCCATCCGGTTCCTGGAGCAGGCTACCTTCGGCCCGCGCCTGGCCCAGGGGGTAAGCCCAAGGCCCATTGACTCCGTGGATCAGGTGATGGCCGAAGGCATCTCCAAGTCCATCACGGCACAACTCTCCGCCACCCGCTCCACGTTCGATGGCACCAACGACAGCAAGGGCCTGGACTCCCAGTTCTTCGTCAACGCCGTCACGGGCAAGGATCAGCTCCGGCAGCGGGTGGCCTTCGCGCTGAGCCAGATCCTCGTCGTCTCGCCCAACGGCATCGCCAACATCGCGTCCACGCCCGAGTCGGAGCCCAAGGTGGCGATGGCGGGTTACCTCAACCTGCTTTCCACGAATGCCTTCGGAAACTTCCGGACCCTGTTGGAGGCGGTCACCAAGAGCCCCGCCATGGGGAACTACCTCGACATGGTGGACAACCGCGCGTTCGACAAGGACGGCAATCCCAAGGAGCCGAACGAGAACTATGCGCGCGAGATGCTGCAGCTCTTCACCCTGGGTTTGCACAAGCTGAACGAGGACGGCACCGTGCAACTCGACGCGGAAGGATTGCCCATCCCCGTGTACACCGAGGCGCAAGTCCAGGCGTTCTCGCGGGCGCTCTCCGGGTGGACCTTCGCCGCGGCCACCGGCTGCCCCAGCATCGGCCGCACCAACCCACCCAACTACACGGAGCCGATGATTGGGTGCAACGTGAACCATCTGTCCACCTCCCAGACCCTGCTCCGGGGCGTGGTGACAACGGAGGGGGGAGGCACCACGGCGCACCTCAAGCAGGCGCTCGACAACGTCTTCGCCGATCCAAACCTCCCGCCCTTCATCTGCAAGCAGCTCATCCAGCACCTCGTCACCAGCAACCCGAGCCCCGCCTATGTCAGCCGGGTCGTGGCAGTCTTCAAGAACAACGGCAGCGGCGTGCGCGGCGACCTGAGCGCGGTGGTGCGGAAGATCCTGGAGGACGACGAGGCGCGCGGCCCGCAGCCCTCGCAGGCCCTCTACGCCACCTACGGCCACCTCCGGTCTCCCGCGCTGTTCATCACCTCCATGGTCCGGTGGCTGGACGCCACGCTCGACACGTCCGCGGACAAGGATCCGGGCAAGAAGCTCAATGCGTGGAGCAGCTCGCTTGGCCAGGATGTGCCCCGCCCACCCTCGGTCTTCAGTTACTACCCTCCGAATGCGCCCGCGCCCGGCGGGAACGGATTGCTCGGTCCTGAGTTCGCCATCCTGGACACCGCGACGGCCACCGCCCGAGCCAACTTCGTGAACGACCTGCTCTTCTCGAACTCGACGGCCAATGCGGGCATCCTCATCGATCTGAGCAAGCTCCCGGCGGACGCCACCGGGCTGGTGGCCTGGCTTGGCCGCTACTGGCTCCACGGCTCGATGTCCTCGAGCCTTCAGTCCGCCGTCACCAATGCCTTCACCAACCCCCGGGCTGGCAGCACGCTGCGCAGGCAGAAGCTGGCCATCTACCTCACGTCGCTCTCCCCCGAGTACCAGATCCAGAGGTGA
- a CDS encoding DUF1501 domain-containing protein, producing the protein MTLSRRHFLREVTRGLGCLAAASALPRWLGEAEAASIGGYAGYRAAVCVFLLGGNDSNNLLIPKLSTPYAQYRAARPNIGIAQADLLTINPVGLAAGSYGLHPSLKKLQALFEQERAAVVCNVGPLVLPMRKNDYLTGGVIRPDNLFSHSDQQDAWASSIANPSSVELPLPLIGKVTGWGGRTADKIAGLNPGEYPEVTSFGGKALFSTGADRQPLVVAANGKLEFEGTGDEDFNTIQQEALSEVLGIHNDVILEASYGGTFATAQQFAAARAAAREAAWLLLPVATREAIDALFELPEGGSNWGLPGQLYQVVRDLVAGAMPTASGGLGLKRQMFSVGLGGFDTHTGQDTAQSALFAQLDFSLDAFHQALAILRAGPSFGTAPPQTTLFTISDFGRTFLENSNKGTDHGWGSHMLVLGDRVVGRRLYGAFPNLDLTNNAANNLDAVDAKGRWLPSLTVDQYAHSIAAWLGLSAVEERDYVFPNLGAYVAAAAANQFPESARKTKIDFLLQDT; encoded by the coding sequence ATGACCCTTTCACGACGCCACTTCCTCCGCGAGGTTACCCGTGGCCTGGGTTGCCTCGCTGCTGCCTCCGCCCTTCCTCGCTGGCTGGGTGAGGCGGAAGCCGCCTCGATCGGCGGCTACGCGGGCTACCGCGCCGCGGTGTGTGTCTTCCTTCTGGGAGGCAATGACTCCAACAACCTCCTCATTCCCAAGCTGAGCACCCCCTACGCGCAGTACCGCGCGGCGCGGCCGAACATCGGCATCGCCCAGGCCGACCTGCTCACCATCAACCCCGTGGGCCTGGCTGCGGGGTCCTATGGGCTGCACCCCTCGCTCAAGAAGCTCCAGGCGCTCTTCGAGCAGGAGCGGGCCGCCGTCGTGTGCAACGTGGGGCCGCTCGTGTTGCCCATGAGGAAGAACGACTACCTCACGGGCGGCGTGATCCGGCCGGACAACCTGTTCTCTCACTCCGACCAGCAGGACGCCTGGGCGAGCTCGATCGCCAACCCCTCCTCCGTGGAGCTGCCGTTGCCGCTCATTGGCAAGGTCACCGGATGGGGCGGCCGGACCGCAGACAAGATCGCCGGGCTGAACCCGGGGGAATACCCGGAGGTGACGTCGTTCGGGGGCAAGGCGCTCTTCTCCACGGGGGCCGACCGGCAGCCCCTGGTGGTGGCCGCGAACGGCAAGCTCGAGTTCGAGGGGACGGGCGACGAGGACTTCAACACCATCCAGCAGGAGGCGCTCTCCGAGGTGCTCGGGATTCACAATGACGTCATCCTGGAGGCGTCTTACGGCGGGACGTTCGCCACGGCGCAGCAGTTCGCCGCGGCAAGAGCCGCCGCGCGCGAGGCCGCCTGGCTCCTGCTCCCGGTGGCGACGCGCGAGGCCATTGATGCCCTGTTCGAGCTTCCCGAGGGTGGCTCGAACTGGGGGCTGCCGGGCCAGCTCTATCAGGTCGTCCGGGATCTCGTGGCGGGCGCGATGCCCACGGCGAGCGGCGGGCTCGGCCTCAAGCGCCAAATGTTCTCCGTGGGACTGGGCGGCTTCGATACCCATACGGGACAGGATACGGCCCAGAGCGCGCTGTTCGCGCAGCTCGACTTCTCGCTCGACGCCTTCCACCAGGCCCTCGCGATTCTCCGGGCGGGGCCGAGCTTCGGTACGGCGCCCCCGCAGACCACGCTCTTCACGATCAGCGACTTCGGCCGCACCTTCCTGGAGAACTCCAACAAGGGCACGGACCACGGTTGGGGCAGCCACATGCTCGTGCTGGGAGACCGCGTCGTGGGCCGCCGTCTCTATGGCGCCTTCCCGAACCTGGACCTGACGAACAACGCGGCGAACAACCTCGATGCCGTCGACGCCAAGGGACGCTGGCTTCCCTCGCTGACGGTGGACCAGTACGCCCATTCCATCGCCGCGTGGCTGGGCCTTTCGGCCGTCGAGGAGCGGGACTACGTGTTCCCGAACCTCGGTGCCTATGTCGCCGCCGCGGCCGCCAACCAGTTCCCCGAGAGCGCGCGGAAGACCAAGATCGATTTCCTGCTCCAGGACACCTGA
- a CDS encoding glycoside hydrolase family 16 protein yields MNMIFNSKRQSGFKHLVAWGLGTLLAASGCGGEAGQPNDEVETVTQEAQTRAGWVQIWSDEFNGTSVDTSNWSYVTNIHVNNEQQQYTTSSQNVSVNNGTLKITARLQSNNGYPFTSGRLESAGKRQFGHTRIEARIKLPVGAGLWPAFWLLGNDINSVGWPACGELDIMENVGYSNWVSGALHGPGYSGNTPINGRFYPNSSVSNFHVYRAEFSPTDVKWYIDDVLVKTTLKSEVTRYGAWVYDKPFYIILNLAVGGSYPQGQNGATSPYPGVPQSTVDLIRNTPQTMEVDWVRVYQWR; encoded by the coding sequence ATGAACATGATTTTCAATTCGAAGCGTCAGAGTGGTTTCAAGCACCTCGTAGCGTGGGGCCTGGGGACGTTGCTCGCCGCCTCGGGCTGTGGAGGCGAGGCCGGGCAGCCCAACGATGAGGTGGAGACGGTCACGCAGGAGGCCCAGACCCGGGCGGGCTGGGTCCAGATCTGGAGTGACGAGTTCAACGGCACCAGCGTGGACACGTCCAACTGGTCCTACGTGACCAACATCCACGTCAACAACGAGCAGCAGCAATACACGACATCGTCCCAGAACGTGTCGGTGAACAACGGCACCCTGAAGATCACCGCACGCCTCCAGTCCAACAACGGCTACCCCTTCACCTCGGGCCGTCTGGAGAGCGCCGGCAAGCGCCAGTTTGGCCACACCCGTATCGAGGCGCGCATCAAGCTGCCGGTCGGCGCGGGCCTCTGGCCAGCCTTCTGGCTGCTCGGCAATGACATCAACTCCGTGGGCTGGCCTGCGTGCGGTGAGCTCGACATCATGGAGAACGTGGGCTACAGCAACTGGGTCTCGGGTGCCCTGCATGGCCCTGGCTACTCCGGCAATACGCCCATCAACGGCCGCTTCTATCCCAACTCCTCGGTCAGCAACTTCCACGTGTATCGCGCCGAGTTCTCTCCCACGGACGTCAAGTGGTACATCGATGACGTGCTGGTGAAGACCACGCTCAAGTCGGAGGTCACGCGGTACGGCGCCTGGGTGTATGACAAGCCTTTCTACATCATCCTCAACCTGGCGGTGGGCGGCAGCTATCCGCAGGGCCAGAACGGCGCGACCTCTCCTTACCCCGGCGTGCCTCAGTCCACCGTGGACCTCATCCGCAATACACCGCAGACGATGGAAGTCGACTGGGTGCGCGTCTATCAGTGGCGGTAG
- the tpx gene encoding thiol peroxidase — MAKITLKGNPVQTEGNLPPVGSPAPDASLTGIDLSDKKLSSIPGKRVLNIFPSIDTGVCATSVRTFNKRATEKPGVTVINVSMDLPFALKRFCGAEGIDKALTLSGFRSDFGKQYGVTIQEGGLTGLYSRAVVVLDEGGKVLYSEQVPEIGQEPNYDAALAKL; from the coding sequence ATGGCCAAGATCACCCTGAAGGGCAACCCGGTTCAGACCGAAGGCAACCTCCCTCCCGTGGGGAGCCCGGCACCCGATGCCTCGCTCACCGGAATCGATCTTTCCGACAAGAAGCTCTCCTCGATTCCGGGCAAGCGCGTGCTCAACATCTTCCCGAGCATCGACACCGGTGTCTGCGCGACCTCGGTGCGCACGTTCAACAAGCGCGCGACCGAGAAGCCCGGCGTCACGGTGATCAACGTCTCGATGGACCTGCCGTTCGCGCTCAAGCGCTTCTGTGGCGCTGAGGGCATCGACAAAGCGCTGACCCTCTCAGGCTTCCGCAGCGACTTCGGCAAGCAGTACGGCGTGACCATCCAGGAGGGAGGCCTGACGGGCCTCTACTCCCGCGCGGTCGTCGTGCTCGACGAAGGCGGCAAGGTCCTCTACTCCGAGCAGGTCCCTGAAATCGGCCAGGAGCCGAACTACGACGCGGCCCTCGCGAAACTGTAG
- a CDS encoding helix-turn-helix domain-containing protein — protein MEDRRDDIPNLVEDFLHRLKTEQQYDAKFTSDALAYLQQADWPGQIRELEATVKAVVAREVAARSMDGMGSSRMVISLEAVKAYLFQRRIGFGASVAASPPASGGMSASAGRKRPSDLTEAELRAVLEKHQGNKTRAAHELGIALNTLKDRMKKLGLV, from the coding sequence TTGGAGGATCGGCGGGACGATATCCCGAACCTCGTGGAGGACTTCCTGCATCGCCTGAAGACGGAGCAGCAGTACGACGCCAAGTTCACCAGCGATGCGCTTGCTTACTTGCAGCAGGCCGATTGGCCGGGGCAGATCCGCGAACTGGAGGCCACCGTGAAAGCCGTGGTGGCCCGTGAGGTGGCAGCGCGCTCCATGGATGGCATGGGCTCCTCGCGGATGGTGATCTCCCTGGAGGCAGTGAAGGCGTACCTGTTCCAGCGAAGGATTGGGTTTGGCGCCTCGGTTGCGGCTTCTCCGCCGGCATCCGGGGGGATGAGCGCATCGGCCGGGCGCAAGCGCCCCAGCGATCTGACGGAGGCGGAGCTCCGGGCCGTGTTGGAGAAGCACCAGGGCAACAAGACGCGGGCTGCCCATGAGCTGGGGATTGCGCTCAACACCCTCAAGGATCGGATGAAGAAGCTCGGGCTCGTCTGA
- a CDS encoding methyltransferase, which yields MSPTPVQNVSPQQQMLEFITSAWKTQLVATVARLGLADALAGGARSSDALAHEVKAHPDGLYRLLRGGVAIGLFEEKPPRTFSLTPLGACLRSSGPGAMADLAISQADRSHWLPWGQLHEAVRTGLPTTRQVLGADIWEHFAKHPEEATFFARAMGAFSAPLASDVVRAHDFSRYARVADVGGSQGILLAAVLRAFPGCRGVLFDLPHVIEGAREHLKAEGLADRTEVVGGSFFEPVLPAADAYLLKNILHDWDDASSIALLTQIRRAAPAGARLLVVEALIPEDGSPSSTALLDLNMLVLVGGRERTASEFKALLASAGWALERITPAGSLVSVIEARQHLSDNRG from the coding sequence ATGAGCCCCACTCCCGTCCAGAACGTCTCTCCTCAACAGCAAATGCTCGAATTCATCACGAGCGCCTGGAAAACCCAGTTGGTCGCCACCGTCGCCCGGTTGGGGCTGGCGGACGCCCTGGCCGGGGGCGCTCGCTCGAGCGACGCACTTGCACACGAGGTCAAGGCCCATCCCGATGGCCTCTACCGCCTGCTGCGCGGAGGCGTGGCCATCGGCCTCTTCGAGGAAAAGCCCCCTCGCACGTTCTCGCTCACCCCCCTGGGCGCCTGCCTCCGCTCCTCCGGGCCCGGCGCGATGGCGGACTTGGCCATCTCTCAGGCCGACCGGTCGCATTGGCTCCCCTGGGGCCAGCTTCACGAGGCGGTCCGCACGGGCCTCCCGACGACGCGGCAAGTGCTGGGCGCCGATATCTGGGAGCACTTCGCGAAACACCCCGAAGAGGCCACGTTCTTCGCCCGGGCCATGGGCGCCTTCAGTGCCCCTTTGGCCAGTGACGTGGTGCGTGCCCATGACTTCTCGCGTTATGCCCGCGTGGCAGATGTAGGTGGAAGTCAGGGAATCCTCCTGGCGGCGGTGCTCCGCGCGTTCCCCGGCTGTCGAGGCGTCCTCTTTGATCTGCCCCACGTCATCGAAGGGGCCCGCGAGCACCTGAAGGCGGAGGGCCTGGCCGATAGGACAGAGGTGGTGGGAGGCAGCTTTTTCGAGCCAGTCCTCCCAGCGGCCGACGCCTATCTGCTCAAGAACATCCTCCATGACTGGGACGATGCGAGCAGCATCGCCCTCTTGACCCAGATCCGCCGGGCCGCACCGGCGGGGGCCCGGCTGCTCGTGGTGGAGGCACTCATTCCAGAGGATGGCAGCCCCTCGAGCACCGCCCTCCTGGACTTGAACATGCTCGTCCTGGTCGGGGGGCGCGAGCGCACTGCCAGCGAGTTCAAGGCATTGCTCGCCAGCGCCGGCTGGGCGTTGGAGCGCATCACGCCCGCGGGGTCCCTCGTCAGCGTCATCGAGGCGCGTCAGCACTTGAGCGATAATCGAGGGTGA
- a CDS encoding TonB-dependent receptor, with protein sequence MTGIARDGAGGGIKDMARKARVFIVLLSRAMCVGSALGLVLLLTAEPALAQKTTATIRISLRAVSGPAASSVTVLAVNTHSGFSTKGIARADGSFLLTGLEPGEYVLTVTQPGGKEVYRKVVAQVGQTVDLNINLEEEEALDLGQGETLVVQGKTPESTTSEVATNVSREEIENLPQSNRNFLNFAALAPGVRVSNDEFNKNFSSGALEARSTNVFVDGVSLKNNVIEGGLVGQDASRGNPFPQLAVSGFRVISQNYKAEYEQANSAIISASTRSGSNDFHGDLFLTFQNQALMARDEFAVMRGELDRPELLRSQFGAAIGGPVVKDKLHFFVTYEGNLQDRSNPVTIGNPTEENLSRFGEFQGSFKSPFREHLGFAKLTWRPADNQTVDLSASLRKETDIRSFGGLVSVESAEDVRNDVVTTSARHQLRLGSLTNEATFQYLNSRFNPTAATPDTVGRDYTGVIRIGGRDTSQDIRQQAFTLRDDVTFADFDWAGQHVVKTGAKLSFQRYEVERTLYGNPVFRYREEADEGLSYDFPAEASYGVGDPKAASNNTQVGVYVQDDWEIAKKLTLNVGLRWDVETNPLNNDYVTPDDVRAAVEELAGIVAQTNGPDFFPVENYLTNGKQRPVFLGAVQPRLGVAFDVMGNGHTVLVAGAGRYYDRTLFNTGVDERLRLRYQVRTFQFSADGAPRGGQQTIAWRPEYLSQQGLDALIDSGVAPAPEIYLLENDTRPQFSDQFSAGARQRVGPVNSSVTLTHIRSKNGIGFYPANRRSTGTRDFIPTPGGFGSVLISVDDRTSVYSSVQVSAEKPYSSELSGAGIEWGASLAYTFGVAKERGGTFNFDYPTVKDSPLTPTATDERHRLVLSGIVGLPLEFKLSTLITLGTGLPYTISDASKGFGPTEFVLRTNGGRAEGFIEFSQVDVRLAKSFTISKAHRLNAFAECFNLFNAKNYGGYDGFLPPEAEPANPKFGMPTVLVGPPRSFQFGMGYSF encoded by the coding sequence ATGACTGGAATCGCGCGAGACGGAGCAGGGGGCGGCATCAAGGACATGGCTCGCAAGGCCCGTGTCTTCATTGTGTTGTTGTCGCGAGCCATGTGCGTCGGGAGTGCGTTGGGACTCGTCCTCCTGCTCACGGCCGAGCCAGCACTCGCGCAGAAGACGACAGCGACCATCCGGATCAGCCTCCGCGCGGTCAGTGGGCCGGCGGCCTCCAGCGTCACCGTGCTCGCGGTGAACACCCACAGCGGCTTCTCGACGAAGGGGATCGCGCGCGCGGACGGCTCTTTCCTTCTGACGGGCCTGGAGCCCGGCGAGTATGTGCTCACCGTCACCCAGCCTGGCGGGAAAGAGGTTTACCGGAAGGTCGTCGCACAGGTCGGCCAGACGGTGGACCTGAACATCAACCTTGAAGAGGAAGAGGCGCTCGATCTCGGCCAAGGCGAGACCCTGGTCGTCCAGGGAAAGACCCCCGAGAGCACGACCTCCGAGGTCGCCACCAACGTCAGCCGCGAAGAGATCGAGAACCTGCCCCAGAGCAACCGCAACTTTCTCAACTTCGCGGCCCTCGCGCCCGGCGTTCGCGTCTCCAACGATGAGTTCAACAAGAACTTCTCGTCGGGTGCGCTCGAGGCGCGCAGCACCAACGTGTTCGTGGATGGTGTGAGTCTCAAGAACAACGTCATTGAAGGCGGGTTGGTCGGTCAGGACGCGAGCCGGGGAAACCCCTTCCCGCAGCTTGCGGTCAGCGGGTTCCGCGTGATCAGCCAGAACTACAAGGCCGAGTACGAGCAGGCCAACAGCGCGATCATCTCGGCGAGCACGCGCTCGGGCAGCAACGACTTCCATGGCGATCTCTTCCTGACCTTTCAGAACCAGGCGCTGATGGCCCGCGATGAGTTCGCCGTGATGCGTGGCGAGCTGGATCGGCCCGAGTTGTTGCGCTCTCAGTTCGGGGCGGCGATCGGGGGCCCCGTGGTGAAGGACAAGCTGCACTTCTTCGTGACCTATGAGGGGAACCTGCAGGATCGCTCGAACCCGGTGACGATCGGCAATCCGACGGAGGAGAACCTGAGCCGGTTCGGCGAGTTCCAAGGCAGCTTCAAGAGCCCCTTCCGTGAGCACCTCGGCTTCGCGAAGCTGACCTGGAGACCGGCGGACAACCAAACCGTGGATCTCAGCGCCAGCCTGAGGAAGGAAACCGACATCCGCAGCTTCGGTGGGTTGGTGAGCGTCGAGAGCGCCGAGGACGTGCGAAACGATGTGGTCACCACCTCGGCGAGGCATCAACTGCGGCTGGGCTCACTGACGAACGAGGCCACGTTCCAGTACCTCAACTCGCGGTTCAACCCGACCGCTGCGACCCCTGACACCGTCGGACGGGACTACACGGGGGTCATCCGGATTGGCGGCCGAGATACCAGTCAGGACATCCGCCAGCAGGCGTTCACGTTGCGCGATGACGTGACGTTCGCGGACTTCGACTGGGCCGGCCAGCACGTGGTGAAGACCGGCGCCAAGCTCTCCTTCCAGCGGTACGAGGTCGAGCGCACGCTCTACGGGAACCCGGTGTTCCGTTACCGCGAGGAGGCCGACGAAGGCCTCAGCTACGACTTCCCGGCCGAAGCCTCTTATGGCGTGGGCGATCCGAAGGCGGCGTCCAACAACACGCAAGTGGGCGTGTACGTGCAGGACGATTGGGAGATCGCGAAGAAGCTGACGCTGAACGTGGGCCTCCGGTGGGATGTCGAGACCAATCCGCTGAACAACGACTACGTGACCCCCGACGATGTCCGCGCGGCGGTGGAGGAACTCGCTGGCATCGTCGCGCAGACGAATGGGCCGGACTTCTTCCCCGTCGAGAACTATCTGACCAATGGCAAGCAGCGCCCCGTCTTCCTGGGAGCGGTGCAGCCGCGGCTCGGCGTGGCCTTCGATGTGATGGGCAACGGCCATACGGTCCTGGTCGCCGGGGCTGGGCGTTACTACGATCGCACCTTGTTCAACACCGGCGTGGACGAGCGGCTTCGTCTTCGTTACCAGGTTCGCACGTTCCAGTTCTCGGCGGATGGCGCGCCGCGCGGAGGGCAGCAGACCATCGCCTGGCGGCCCGAGTATCTGAGCCAGCAGGGGCTCGACGCGTTGATCGACAGCGGCGTGGCCCCCGCCCCGGAGATCTACCTGCTCGAGAACGACACCCGGCCGCAGTTCAGCGATCAGTTCAGCGCTGGCGCCCGGCAACGGGTTGGACCGGTCAATTCCTCGGTGACGCTCACGCACATCCGTAGCAAGAATGGCATCGGCTTCTATCCCGCCAACCGCAGGTCGACAGGCACCCGCGACTTCATTCCCACGCCGGGCGGCTTCGGCAGTGTCCTCATCTCGGTGGACGACCGGACCTCCGTTTACAGCAGTGTGCAGGTTTCGGCGGAGAAGCCCTATTCGAGCGAGCTCTCAGGGGCGGGCATCGAGTGGGGAGCGTCCCTGGCCTACACCTTTGGCGTCGCCAAGGAGCGGGGGGGGACTTTCAACTTCGACTACCCGACCGTCAAGGACAGCCCCCTCACGCCCACTGCCACCGACGAGCGCCATCGGCTCGTGCTCTCCGGCATCGTGGGGCTGCCGCTGGAGTTCAAGCTGTCCACCCTCATCACCCTGGGAACCGGCTTGCCCTACACCATCTCGGATGCGTCCAAGGGCTTTGGTCCCACCGAGTTCGTGCTTCGGACCAATGGCGGCCGGGCGGAAGGCTTCATCGAGTTCAGCCAGGTGGATGTCCGGTTGGCGAAAAGCTTCACGATCTCCAAGGCCCACCGGCTCAACGCCTTCGCCGAGTGCTTCAATCTCTTCAACGCCAAGAACTACGGCGGATACGACGGGTTCCTTCCACCGGAGGCAGAGCCTGCGAACCCGAAGTTCGGGATGCCCACGGTCCTGGTGGGGCCGCCCCGCAGCTTCCAGTTCGGTATGGGCTACAGCTTCTAA